A genomic stretch from Lathyrus oleraceus cultivar Zhongwan6 chromosome 2, CAAS_Psat_ZW6_1.0, whole genome shotgun sequence includes:
- the LOC127122825 gene encoding uncharacterized protein LOC127122825, protein MAPYEALYGRKCMTPLCWTEVGEERILGPKTIQETTEKIRMVHVKLKKAQDRQKSCADHRRRPFEFDEGDHVFLKVTLRLRLKGPFTSWKLSLRYIGPYQIIETIREVAYRLALPSSLSKMHDIFHASQLQKFIPNSLQPILPDSIEVEADMTFKPLPSRIAGREVKVLRNKEIHLVKVQ, encoded by the coding sequence ATGGCTCCTTATGAAGCCTTGTATGGACGGAAATGTATGACACCTCTATGTTGGACGGAAGTGGGTGAAGAAAGGATCTTAGGACCAAAGACCATTCAAGAGACTACCGAAAAGATAAGGATGGTCCATGTTAAGTTGAAGAAGGCACAAGATCGCCAAAAGAGTTGTGCGGATCACAGGAGAAGACCATTCGAATTTGACGAAGGTGATCATGTGTTTTTGAAGGTGACTCTGAGGTTGAGACTGAAAGGACCGTTTACGTCATGGAAGCTAAGTCTAAGATATATAGGACCATACCAGATTATAGAAACGATTAGAGAAGTAGCCTACAGATTAGCTTTACCGTCTTCTCTATCAAAAATGCATGACATCTTTCATGCATCTCAACTTCAAAAGTTCATTCCAAATTCTCTTCAGCCTATCCTTCCAGATTCAATAGAAGTAGAAGCAGATATGACTTTCAAACCTCTACCAAGTCGCATTGCAGGACGAGAAGTTAAGGTATTAAGGAATAAGGAGATTCATCTTGTTAAGGTTCAATGA
- the LOC127122826 gene encoding uncharacterized protein LOC127122826 produces MDNVVETPLICENGSLSVNGRICQIDLICLPLKKVDVVLGMDWLSANSVFIGCEEKLIIIPSSEATPRDVVSTIFEGTIGMVNFLFKNEKSVLLVLTKESSNNLSVTQILIVCEFPEVFPEDVTSLSPEKEVELSIDLIPDMAQISVSLYRMALIELRELKNQLEELLTKHFIRTSVSPWGAPVLLVRKKDGSVRLCIDYL; encoded by the coding sequence ATGGATAATGTAGTTGAGACACCATTGATTTGTGAAAATGGTTCGCTCTCGGTGAATGGTAGAATTTGCCAGATTGATCTTATTTGTTTACCACTTAAGAAGGTTGACGTGGTTTTGGGGATGGATTGGCTTTCTGCCAATTCAGTGTTTATTGGATGTGAAGAGAAGTTGATTATCATTCCATCTAGTGAAGCTACTCCAAGGGATGTTGTAAGTACTATCTTTGAAGGTACGATTGGTATGGTTAATTTCTTATTTAAGAATGAAAAGTCAGTTCTCTTGGTACTTACCAAGGAATCTAGCAATAATCTGAGTGTTACACAAATTCTCATTGTTTGTGAATTTCCAGAAGTTTTCCCTGAGGACGTCACCTCTCTTTCTCCTGAAAAGGAAGTGGAATTATCTATTGATCTAATACCTGATATGGCTCAAATCTCTGTTTCTCTGTATCGCATGGCACTAATCGAGTTAAGAGAGTTGAAGAATCAATTGGAAGAGTTGTTAACCAAGCATTTCATCCGAACTAGTGTCTCACCATGGGGAGCTCCAGTATTATTAGTAAGGAAGAAGGATGGTAGTGTGCGGTTGTGTATTGATTATCTCTAG